CCACTTTGTATTTAAATGATTAACACGCCACGCCACTTCATCTTTTAATGCAGGGGTGCATGCTACTAATTTTTCTGCTTGTTCATTGAACAATTTTCTTCTGTATGCCCTACGTCGCAACTCCTCCATGTGAGcctaaaaatacaaaattatttatattagatttacaatttaaagataaatacgaGGATAGAAAAGGAATATCTTAATGTAAATGTACATACCGCACGTAAGCTTTTGTCCAAAAGGTTTTCTTCTTTAGAATAAACTAATTCCTGAAGGACTCTTAACCACGAATAAAGCTCTGAAAATTGGCAACTAACTTCCTTCAAACTCCACGACTGAGTGGATACGTCTGTCTCGTCCCAAGTTAATTCACCATTAGCTTCCTATCAGAAAATATATAGCAATTTTTTTTGCAGTACATATTGCTGAGATTTATCCCATTCTCCTTACCTTACAACTATCAATTAAATTAGTATccataatataatcataattggACCGTATCGCAGCCCAAAAGTCATCTTTGCTATCTTCTCTGTTAGTCCACATTCTTTGACATTGCATTTGTTTTGGATCTTttctaaaaatacaaatatttaacataagtattataatttagaatattacatacatataccaaataaatatataaataatgattaaaaaataaacctTTTTTTGGTAAGACTGTTATAAGGTCTTTCTAACGGCATGCTCACTTGCTTCCGCCTTTCTAGACTATTGCTAGAAGGCTGAAGTGAGGATAGAGAGAAACTCATCTTCATTGCCTTGTGGTGatctgaaaaaataaaataacaaatgaaaaacCAAGCACTTTGTTATCGCAACTGTAAACCAATTTAATCTAATATCTTAAAACCTAGAGGTAATATTTTGacttagaaattaaatatgtaatagatttataaatttcaagcACTAGTTCTATGAAAATGAGGAGTTAAAGTGCAACaacatctatttatttaataataaaagattctCAAATATGTTTACTTATCTCATAGAGGTTATAATAAACAActatacaaataaaagatataaagctattttgcaataattaaacataatagGTAGTTAATAACTTACATATAAACCAAAACTGAAAAGTTCAATAACCTTTTTAAAATTCATGTCACTCGCTACATAAGATACAAAACCTCGTAACGTACATTTTCAAAGTATCATGCGcgcactcacacacacacacacacacacataacatAATCATGATGCATAAGTgcgaaaaaatataagtaagaaaataataaagggaTATTAGCATTCATTTCGCTACCTTTTCCACAAAAGTGTAGTTATCGCGCCACGAAAGACTCACATACATATGACGTAtcgcattttttttaatggactCGTGTGTCTTACACATTCTAcatgaaaaagacaaagaaacgATGATAGTAAGGTCGAGTATCGCATTACACGCATGTACATTTTCCACAGGTGCCACGATGAACGTGTATTTGAAAACTTGTCGGCGTAGTAGCAAGtgatgtataataacgatggtaaagAATGATAAATGGCAAATGTAGCTGCTAACCGGAACTTTAAGATTTTAACACCTCACGCGCGAATTTGCATAGGCCTTAAAGAAAACTAGATAAACGggaggaatgaaaaagagacagaataaCGGCGAGGGGAGAGTTTGGTGTCGTTGTCATCTTTGTATggttgtatgtgtgtatgtatattgtttTGCTGGTGTAGTGACATCGATGGTGGTGGGGTGGTATCGGAAGGAGATAAGGGggggtaatatatatatatgtatatattatatatatatatatatatatatatatatatatatagagagagagagagagagagagagagagccggaGGAAAATAGAGAGGAGAGAGTATTATTTGCTCAGCAATTCAGAAGAGAGTTTAACGCCTGCGGTAACATTTCCGGCGATGGCAACTGGTCTCTTATATTTTCCTACCTTTACtaattatgaaataagatTGACCTTTTTTGAAACATTCTCGAAGGCGTCAGGTAAGATTATGAAAATagggagggaaaagaaaagaaaaacgtcatCGATTCGAATAGGTTTGGAACGTGACAAGGTTCCACACCCCTTTGGCAATGCACAGGAAACATTATGCCGAGACTCAATGTGATACGCCTTCAAATAACACCAAGCGAAATGTCATTGGGAAAGATTTTTACAAAGTTTTTTAACACTCCCCACCCTCATGTAAGTTACTCACGTTTCTCCTTACCGCTACGAAAGCCTGACCCGcgcctctctttcttctacttccGATTATTCACCGACACCGGACACTACATAATCTTGCTGTACCACTTTAAAAATACACCGTAAGCCGTGTAAACTCTTTTAGTTCCTGACTccagtttatttttatttctttttcttttttgttccctttatacatatatatatatatatatatatatatatatatatatatatatatacacatatatatatatatatcactttttctttcgcttttttttctcttacccaACGAAGAACCGCCGTGCACACCAGCGGTGTACACAGACGTGCACTGCGTCAGTGGCGCCTGCGCCATACGCGATACAAAACCGTGCTTCGCTGCAACGTCACGGCGAGTTCACAGAGAGGCAAAGTGACCAATAAGCGGCATGACTAATTTGCTCTCCGCCAATCGCGTTTTCGGATCTTTTATATGAAAGATCGATGACTTAACTTCATTGGCTCGCAAGGAATTGAATTTCGGATGCTTTAACGTTGTATGATCATagaaatacacacatacacacacacacacaatatatttattctaccAGCGTGCGTGCAgtacaaattatttaaatactttgatttttatattatattaactgTAAGATGCAGagataatataaagtatatattaagTGCTCTAATTAGTTTTATagttaagaatgaaaatatttaatttttgtttaaatttttctcGTAAATTTACAAGAGATCCTgcaaatgattaatattaattattattatttttattacttagaTTGTTGTAATGTttacaaagaatataattctatTGTATAGAATCAATACAGTCAtgttacattattattgatttattaataaattattcattattatcttcatgtaaaaattatatgattatttatgatataaaagaaaaaaaattattatttttagtaataGTTAATAAAGGCATAATGAATATGAACCAGTCATACAACTTTCAGTCATAATgcatatatctaataaaaaatgtatcagcataattattatataaatattatacaatacatataagaatttttatatgtatagatatataagttATACTTGTTCAATATGAGTCTTTCTAAAGTTAAAGCACAAATATGAGTTGAAAGATATAAGTAGATCTCGCTGACCCATGGAAACAGTCTCAAAATAGATAGTAAAGAGTCAAACATAACTGGAGTTTTTGTAGGATAGTATGCCAAAAAAGACAGAGATCAATGCCTTGTGTACAGCTTATGACATTGATACTTCAgaactatagtaataacaaaagttACATACTTTGCATTTTATGACAATTgtgttaattatattcatttgattaatctaaaaaatatgtgtaaaaaattaacaacattagtaatatttgaaattatgtCTAAACTATACtcttactatatattatatattatatacatatatacatatacattaaacTATATGACtatatgatttaatatatGACATATTAGATTGTTTTTAAGATAAATGATAcgtataaatcaattttatgcaaatacaaattaaatataaattagattgaTTTACGACAAGCAATACATCGTTGTTttagtatattaaaaattggtAACCAAATCCAATAGCAACCacttaaaaataacgataatgtaacTAAATGAAAACACAGGATTGTAtctgtaattataaattaaaaataaaataaaactgtattgtaattttttatagccaaaaataaaagttacttACTACGTACGAAACAAAGGGATAATAAACTGATTCCTACTACAGTTGAAAATACTTTATGAAATTTATGTATGAAACGAGGTCCAAAGATATCACAAAGTGTTAAATCTTGACAAACTGACAATCCACCAATACTTATCCCTCCTAGCAATGCACAAGCCATGAATACATAATATTCTGTGGTATATGTTAAtactgtaaaaataatttattaatccgAGTTGTATGTGATCGGTGCTATTTTAACTCATGCATTTTTTAGAACATACCTATTAAAATAGAACACCCAAGCCAACATGCTATACCAAAAATTAATCTTCTATTTTGTGGTGCAGCttgtaaaatcaaaaaagtaaTCGAATTCGGTAAAAAAGTACCAAAACCTGCGATAATTGACACTGTAACATAATCATGCGAAGAAGATATTCTTGTGATAAACATATAAGGTAACGATATCcaaaagaataaagtaaaagattttattcCGATCCATGTAAGTATAATTATccaaaatcgaaaatataagaagattCGAATTCGATTTTTCCATttgttatttgattttataattgaattaacaaatatatcttCTTCACTATCTTCATAAGTATAAATCTCATTATTTCCAGCAAATGAAGAGTTGGTATCTTCTATTTGTTCTGTTCCATTGCAAGAAGAATTTTCCAAGTTATTGTTTTCTGTAGATTCTATTCCCATATTAACATCGGGAAGATATTTTGTGGAAATTTCACTGTCATCTTCAATTGTTAAGAGTAAATTATAATGTGAAGGTTTTGGAGAAATTGGCTGCCGTAATAGGGCAACACCCAAAATAGTTggtatgaaaataattgttataagcAACAAAGCAATTTTCAAATGAACTTGCATAAGTAACAAATGAGTGAAacttggaacaataatatacccCAATGATATTGCAATATTTCTTATAGTAAGAgctattgataattttatccGGAAATATTTTTGCAAACACTCTTGACTTTGAATTAGTACAAAACTTGCTCCTATACCCATAACTGCACCAGCACTCAAACTAACTAAATATGCTCCAACTCCACCAGTGGCAAGATATCCAGATGCTAAGACACCAATAGATATAAGAGCTATTCCTATCAATCCAATTATACGTGGAACAGAAGACAAATCCACAATCACTTTGGACCATGGATCTGTAAAGAACCTTAGATAAAATAACCTTTATGATTATGActattataaaaaacaaatcattAAATTACTGACCTGCTAAATTCCAAAATGCTATGAAGAGCATGGGTGTCAAAATAATCTTTTGGTCCCACAAGTCAAATTCGGCTGTCTTATTTTCGGTCAAATATCCAAGTACAATACCGTATACTGATAGTATACTTGGTATGGTCATCTGTATGCGTGACATATAACATTTTGCAGATCATTTGTTTAATTTCTATACAATGTTATGCAGTGAATTATCCCTTAAATAATTTAGGATAGAATATTTTATGCGCTTTTAGAAAagttatatatgaaaatttataaagacaacaaataataaatgacaCTATTAATATACCTGAATTAGAAATACAccaattaaaataatccatGAATAACCCCCATCTTGTATAGTTGGTCCAAGTTCTGGAAAAGATGTGATAATATCATCGAGATAAAGATGTTTAAGAACagacatatttctttttcaattaatgTATTGTATAGGTATTGTATCAACagttcaataaattatataaaaaaacaattatatttctgTAGGCAAGTAAGGTATAGCTATTCAAAGTATATCATATCTAATCTCTACCAAGACGTTAATGATCTGATAActaaagataagaaataagagaaaacagTGGAAATCTTAATAAGTAATTAGTATAggtaatacaaataaattttacttttaaataattgttaattgcTTCTGAAATTTTGTGAATATTTCATACTATCGAAAAGATTATATTAActgaaaaacaaagaatgaacttttatattatcatatattctcGAAGTATTTGTACTTCCCGCGTGATATTAACTCTTCAGGTCTGTGCTTATCAAAGTGaatagtatatttatttcggatattgtttttttttatactaagCAATCGTttgtatttcaaataaattgaaGTTTAGAATATTTAACTGCTTCATGTATTTTAATCCTAGTTCGATAATTAAGGAAAAACATTTAAATGgtgtaatatataatgaaaagtttttattttggtATTCGTTTTTATAAACCTACTCTATTGTcgtattccttttttatttatttttactacatTTTTCCAGCACAGAAATTTGTAGAGTTTAAATTTCGCGAAGAGGTGTAATAATAAGATCCTTCACGAGAACATTTTCTGGTGTTTGCAATGTGAAAAGAATAGCATCAGCAACGTCTTTGGGTTGCAAAGCCAAACGTGGATTTTCCTTTAACCATTGTTGAGTCATTTTGGTTTCAACTAATCCTGGACAAATAGACTGCAACAGAAGGActcaatatcaattatataaaataaatttcatataaatccgattaaaaaaatatttttaatgtattttcatatatatacacataatacatatatatatatatatatatatatatatatatatatatatacatatttacacaataaatatatatatttaatgaattaaacatcgatatatttacaatGACTTTGATGTTAGACTCGAGCTGTGCCAATTCTAAACGAAGACACTCTGTCAACGCTGTAAGCGCAAATTTACTACATATATAAGCAGGAGAAGCTGGACGTTCAGGATTCATTGGAATTTTCAATCCAAATGTGTCGTTTACGTTTACGATACAACCATTGTCGATACCTAAAATCCATaaactaataaaattaactcGTAATTTTGAGTTATTCATTATGAAATTGTTCAATACTCtcttacctttctttttcatcaacTTTAAAATCTCTTTTGTAATGCATGTAAGACcaagaatattaagatcaaatattttcttccaaTCTTCTACTTCACCAGTAAAAAAACCTGTGCCAAGATTCAATGCTGCGTTATTTACCAATATGTTAGCAAAACCTACGTTTTTTTCAATCCATTCTATCGTTTTGATGACTTCATCTTGATTCGTTAGATCGCATTGAAGAGGTAATAATTTGCCTGGCTTCGATTTCAATTCTTCGGCGAGTGCCTACAAATAAAGTTGTTAATGTCTtgttcgaaagaagaaaaaaagaaaaaacaaaaaagaaatcaaattctttaattcgtttttaaacaaattaaacTTACGTTGAGTTCATCTATTTGACGAACGAGCCCAATGACTTTCAAACCTTTTAAGACAAGTAATTCAACAATGGCTTTACCAATACCAGAACTGGCACCAGTTACGACAGCTACTTTGTCTAAACCACTCCActccatttttaataaaattaatatattttctgttaCTTGGGTTCTTATTGAGAAATGATGATTCCTCGTTTAAATGTTACGAAGTTATACGTTCACGGTAAGAAAACTGAAGTAAAAAACTGAATTTTCTTGAAGCTTCGCATCTTTTATATTGTCTTAAAATGTGGCCCAAGATTAAGAAGGTCGTCGCAATCACATTCCGGTAGATGTTGTATTCTCGTTTTTGTGTGATGCAGTTTGTTAAGAATCTTACACTATGTTTTGCACGAGACTGATACCGTTTtgtttttagaaatatatccCAATGACAGCACTTTCAatcataacgaaaatataattttgtatatgtatgtatatctttatatgtatatatatatgtacatatatgtatgtatatatatatataaattctcttCGAATgatgatctatatatatacatatatatatcattattcgGAAAGAATACAAGCAAAATTTTTGATAGTTAAAGCAATTTACGATTTCTTAAACatttatgttaaaaatgaTGAAGTATTCGATGAAAGTATTGGGGAGAGTTAAGTTGTGAATCAAAAGAGTAAATGATAATTTCTTTCCGCAATTGTTAACACCCGATAAAAGGTCacgaaaacattttatattaaattttatcatccgaaaatgattgttattaaaaatatgaaatatatatcatacatcaGTGTAGTATTTCATATCAcgtattatcaaaaatttaaaAGCTTAAAGCCATATGATAAAACAACGGATTgtagataatttattaataaatttttatgttcttcaagtttacttttatatttttcctgttatttcttgttttcccttgtttcttttttaatttcgtgcacttttcgttcttctttctttgacTTTATTCTGTACCGCGTCGTTATatctgaaataatttattaaaataatcctTACTTCTTGTATTCTTTGTACtttatgatattttcattaccgtatcaataaaaattgttttcttatttgtttctttatatctGTCATAGTAAGCAAAGGAACAATCAGCGAATCTATAATTTCAAGCGGcgaatcgatctttttttccagtatattctttatttttcctaaaCACGCTAAAGCTTCCTTAAATCGCCCGGACAATCGTAATATAATcactttcaataaaatatattcaagatTGAATGGATCGTAATTACTGACTTTTTGAATCGTGTATAAAGCTTTGTCATAACAACGATGCATGCACCACACTATTGCATGTATTGCCATTGTATGGCCAAGTTCGTATATCTTCTGTGATATATagtacaaattaataattatttattgaaatttatattaactcTCTCTAATGctatgtaatttttaaattacacaatgtattttcataaaatatataattagtaaAAAAATCATGTTCGTAAAAATACGTTCGtatctgtatatttttttttctttgagtttgatttcattttatcgtcagaaaattaattttttcttcatatctatagttttaatacttttgttttttttaaatatatacgttataCTTCGTATAgtaatatgttaatataaataatactataattgtttaattatatcgttttttatataaatattaacaaaattagattataaaggatttaatttatttttctagtaACTAAGGAATACCTGTAGAAGTTTTTGAGcttccttattattttcatttaaaatgagAGCTTCTAGAAGAAATTCACGTGTCAATTCGATGTCtcttaagaaaaatttatattttgcgTGGATTGTTAAAAGATCAGAGAGTCTCATCgcatttgaatttttcatgAATTCGTACCAGTACAAGCAAAATGCTTCAtacttatttaaattttccatCGTTTTCAAAAGcttattcttatataaaaaaaaaaaatcgttattttgtAACAAATTATCTTTTAACCCCTTGACATACAATGACGTCTGGAAGACGTCACTCATTTCATGTGTCATTGTAGACTTTGACGTCTACGAGAAGACGTCAATGACTTTGACCGTCAGGAACGGTCTTCGGTGGATGCCGTACAgtacattattaaattattcaattatttcactCTTGTGtccattttgttttgtttaaaatattcaagatGCTCTATTTatgctctcttttttctcttttttttctttttttttatttgtatgtcAAGGGGTTGATAATGTAAACACGAAAATAAATTAGCTACAAGAGTATGTTAGTTACTTCTACATCGATGATCGATGTATCAGAAGGCTTCAATGCTATGATACGTTCGTAATCACTAGCCgcttgtaaaaataattcatgatcataataacaatctCCTCTGGCTTCATAGCATTTAATCAACGATTTGATATAATGAATATCGACTTCTTCATAACTCGGCATGTTCGCCAATTTAAACATTAATCGTGCGATCTCATAATTATTGATCGCTTTAGTCCATTTTCCTTAAAATGCCGaactttgaatattttttttaacatttctttttttcgattaatacTCATACCTTGAAGTTTGAAAATAGTCCCTCTCAAAGCATAGATCTTATGAGATCTAGGATCGTGTTTCAACATTTTTGTAATCAATTTAGAAGCTTCCGATaggttttcattatttttaacataattGAAGGCTTCTTTATATAACGTATTAAGTTCTTGCTGAATATGACATCTAGTTGGAATTTTTTCATAGGaccaaatatattttaactaaaaaaaaaaagagtgaaaaaaattaaaaaataagaaaaataataacgatttgacattgaagataattacgaaatcATGACAAATTTTACTCACTCTCAAAGTTTCTTT
This is a stretch of genomic DNA from Vespa crabro chromosome 3, iyVesCrab1.2, whole genome shotgun sequence. It encodes these proteins:
- the LOC124422948 gene encoding monocarboxylate transporter 5-like isoform X1 codes for the protein MSVLKHLYLDDIITSFPELGPTIQDGGYSWIILIGVFLIQMTIPSILSVYGIVLGYLTENKTAEFDLWDQKIILTPMLFIAFWNLADPWSKVIVDLSSVPRIIGLIGIALISIGVLASGYLATGGVGAYLVSLSAGAVMGIGASFVLIQSQECLQKYFRIKLSIALTIRNIAISLGYIIVPSFTHLLLMQVHLKIALLLITIIFIPTILGVALLRQPISPKPSHYNLLLTIEDDSEISTKYLPDVNMGIESTENNNLENSSCNGTEQIEDTNSSFAGNNEIYTYEDSEEDIFVNSIIKSNNKWKNRIRIFLYFRFWIIILTWIGIKSFTLFFWISLPYMFITRISSSHDYVTVSIIAGFGTFLPNSITFLILQAAPQNRRLIFGIACWLGCSILIVLTYTTEYYVFMACALLGGISIGGLSVCQDLTLCDIFGPRFIHKFHKVFSTVVGISLLSLCFVRNTILCFHLVTLSLFLSGCYWIWLPIFNILKQRCIACRKSI
- the LOC124422948 gene encoding monocarboxylate transporter 5-like isoform X2 is translated as MSRIQMTIPSILSVYGIVLGYLTENKTAEFDLWDQKIILTPMLFIAFWNLADPWSKVIVDLSSVPRIIGLIGIALISIGVLASGYLATGGVGAYLVSLSAGAVMGIGASFVLIQSQECLQKYFRIKLSIALTIRNIAISLGYIIVPSFTHLLLMQVHLKIALLLITIIFIPTILGVALLRQPISPKPSHYNLLLTIEDDSEISTKYLPDVNMGIESTENNNLENSSCNGTEQIEDTNSSFAGNNEIYTYEDSEEDIFVNSIIKSNNKWKNRIRIFLYFRFWIIILTWIGIKSFTLFFWISLPYMFITRISSSHDYVTVSIIAGFGTFLPNSITFLILQAAPQNRRLIFGIACWLGCSILIVLTYTTEYYVFMACALLGGISIGGLSVCQDLTLCDIFGPRFIHKFHKVFSTVVGISLLSLCFVRNTILCFHLVTLSLFLSGCYWIWLPIFNILKQRCIACRKSI
- the LOC124422841 gene encoding uncharacterized protein LOC124422841 — protein: MERWVGKVAAVTGASAGIGAAIVRQLVTNGMTVAGLARRTDKIEELSNSLEGAPGKLHAIECDVTKEESTTAAFSWIEENLGSLDLMINNAGIAKESSITEGSLEDWRVVFDVNVLGVCLTMREATRLMRKKGEDGLIINIGSLAGERVPAVPGFGVYPSSKRALTALAQTLRNELNGTKIRVTNISPGLVATELMASYSAFSEEVLATMPSLKGRDIADAVSYVLSTPSNVVIQDIVLRPMGETWIRYVAIIFTQCDHCDSNKIKSFNPPKERFTHLRKETLRLKYIWSYEKIPTRCHIQQELNTLYKEAFNYVKNNENLSEASKLITKMLKHDPRSHKIYALRGTIFKLQGKWTKAINNYEIARLMFKLANMPSYEEVDIHYIKSLIKCYEARGDCYYDHELFLQAASDYERIIALKPSDTSIIDVEYEAFCLYWYEFMKNSNAMRLSDLLTIHAKYKFFLRDIELTREFLLEALILNENNKEAQKLLQTRNHHFSIRTQVTENILILLKMEWSGLDKVAVVTGASSGIGKAIVELLVLKGLKVIGLVRQIDELNALAEELKSKPGKLLPLQCDLTNQDEVIKTIEWIEKNVGFANILVNNAALNLGTGFFTGEVEDWKKIFDLNILGLTCITKEILKLMKKKGIDNGCIVNVNDTFGLKIPMNPERPASPAYICSKFALTALTECLRLELAQLESNIKVISICPGLVETKMTQQWLKENPRLALQPKDVADAILFTLQTPENVLVKDLIITPLREI